The following are encoded in a window of Acidobacteriota bacterium genomic DNA:
- the lpxD gene encoding UDP-3-O-(3-hydroxymyristoyl)glucosamine N-acyltransferase, which produces MHTLGELAEHVGGRAWGQSSLEIEGVRPFQEAGPGEITLAGHPRYLRRLSRCRASAAIVPLQVVAEKEASAAGWSGPSLLGADHPKLAFAQVVSLFHRRSFQGAGLPVSAHFGEDCQIEEPVSIHPAAVLGDRVVVGKQTSIGANAVAGEDVRIGRGCTLHPNVVLYPGVRLGDGVVIHSGTVIGADGFGYVFDGSKQFKLEQTGTVVIEDEVEIGANCCVDRATFGSTLIERGVKIDNLVHVGHNCRIGENTVIVGCVGISGSVSIGKNCVLAGQTGVVDHVTIGDGVSVLTRAAVTKDIPSGSVVSGHPARDHRQELKSQALLRRLPQLQQELRRLRRRVRELEVRSGREGAADAD; this is translated from the coding sequence ATGCATACCCTGGGAGAGTTGGCTGAGCACGTGGGGGGACGCGCCTGGGGCCAGAGCAGTCTGGAGATCGAGGGCGTGCGTCCTTTTCAGGAGGCCGGCCCGGGCGAAATCACCTTGGCGGGCCATCCCCGCTACCTGCGCCGGCTCTCCCGCTGCCGGGCTTCGGCGGCCATAGTGCCCCTGCAGGTGGTGGCGGAAAAGGAGGCTTCCGCCGCCGGCTGGAGCGGACCGTCGCTTTTGGGCGCCGACCATCCCAAGCTGGCCTTCGCCCAGGTCGTCTCGCTCTTTCACCGGCGCTCCTTTCAAGGCGCTGGGCTGCCCGTCTCGGCTCACTTCGGCGAGGACTGTCAGATCGAGGAACCCGTCTCCATCCATCCCGCCGCCGTTCTGGGCGACCGTGTCGTGGTAGGCAAGCAGACCAGCATCGGGGCCAACGCAGTGGCGGGAGAAGACGTGCGCATCGGACGCGGCTGCACCTTGCATCCCAACGTGGTTCTTTATCCGGGCGTACGCCTGGGCGACGGCGTGGTGATTCACTCCGGGACGGTGATCGGAGCGGATGGATTCGGCTACGTCTTCGACGGCAGCAAGCAATTCAAGCTGGAGCAGACGGGGACGGTCGTCATCGAGGACGAGGTGGAGATCGGAGCCAACTGCTGCGTCGACCGCGCCACCTTCGGGTCCACTCTCATCGAGCGGGGCGTGAAGATCGACAACCTGGTCCACGTGGGCCACAACTGCCGCATCGGCGAGAACACGGTGATCGTCGGCTGCGTAGGCATTTCGGGAAGCGTCAGCATCGGCAAGAATTGCGTTCTCGCGGGACAGACGGGAGTTGTCGACCACGTCACCATCGGGGACGGCGTCAGCGTCCTGACCCGGGCCGCGGTGACCAAGGACATTCCCTCCGGCAGCGTCGTTTCAGGGCACCCGGCGCGCGATCACCGTCAGGAACTCAAGTCGCAGGCGCTGCTGCGCCGCTTGCCCCAATTGCAGCAGGAACTGAGGCGGCTGCGCCGGCGCGTCCGCGAACTGGAAGTGCGCAGCGGCCGGGAAGGAGCTGCTGATGCGGATTAG
- a CDS encoding ABC transporter substrate-binding protein codes for MAQRTLAVVLALLCVLGWGCSSGPVTLTVAGGASGQELELTVDGARRFENLHPNITVVVRPTPANSSERLTFYQKIFDQRSSDVDILQVDVIWPAIVAEHAVNMRDYMRSSDLEMHFPKILESYEVDGKLVAVPWFTDLPVLYYRTDLLKKYGFEGPPKTWGELYDMASAIQAGERAAGRPDFWGYVWQGGAYEGLTCNALEWQYSHGGGGILDEEGNPSVSNEETAVAFQRASSWIADISPQETVSFVEDDSRAIWQRGNAAFMRNWTNAYALSKQDGYLADKFNVTELPSGGYASAMTLGGWGLMISRYSDHPSQAAELVRFLVRDREQRMRAIGGTFAPTMPDLYKDPAVLDAMPFFLKIEDYLNKAVLRPALQAGDRYDEVSQAYWQAAHDILNGADARTRLRRAEEEIRTAMGSGSEGSGD; via the coding sequence ATGGCACAAAGGACACTGGCAGTTGTTCTGGCTCTCCTCTGCGTGCTCGGTTGGGGCTGCTCCTCGGGTCCGGTCACTTTGACCGTCGCCGGCGGAGCTTCCGGGCAGGAGCTGGAGCTGACGGTCGATGGAGCCAGGCGCTTCGAAAACCTGCATCCCAACATCACCGTAGTGGTGCGGCCCACGCCCGCCAACAGCAGCGAAAGGCTGACATTCTATCAGAAGATCTTCGACCAGCGGTCCTCTGATGTCGACATCTTGCAGGTGGACGTGATCTGGCCGGCCATCGTCGCCGAGCATGCAGTGAACATGCGGGACTACATGCGAAGTTCCGATCTGGAGATGCATTTCCCCAAGATTCTCGAGTCCTACGAGGTGGACGGGAAACTGGTTGCGGTGCCCTGGTTCACCGACCTGCCGGTGCTTTATTACCGCACCGACCTGCTCAAGAAGTACGGATTCGAGGGGCCGCCCAAGACCTGGGGCGAACTCTACGACATGGCCAGCGCCATTCAGGCCGGCGAGCGAGCGGCCGGCCGGCCGGATTTCTGGGGCTATGTGTGGCAAGGGGGGGCTTACGAGGGCCTGACCTGCAATGCCCTGGAGTGGCAGTACTCTCACGGCGGGGGCGGAATCCTCGACGAGGAGGGCAATCCGTCGGTCAGCAACGAAGAGACGGCCGTAGCCTTTCAGAGGGCTTCTTCCTGGATCGCTGACATTTCTCCCCAAGAAACCGTTTCCTTTGTGGAAGACGACTCGCGAGCCATCTGGCAGCGCGGCAATGCTGCTTTCATGCGCAATTGGACCAATGCCTACGCCCTCAGCAAGCAGGACGGTTACCTGGCCGACAAGTTCAACGTCACCGAACTGCCCAGCGGAGGCTACGCCTCAGCCATGACTCTAGGCGGCTGGGGACTGATGATCTCGCGCTACTCCGATCATCCCAGCCAGGCGGCCGAGCTGGTCCGTTTCCTGGTCCGCGACCGTGAGCAGCGCATGCGCGCCATCGGCGGCACCTTCGCACCCACCATGCCCGACCTCTATAAAGATCCGGCCGTGCTCGACGCAATGCCTTTCTTCCTCAAGATCGAGGATTACCTCAACAAGGCCGTCTTGCGCCCCGCTTTGCAAGCGGGAGACCGCTATGACGAAGTCTCCCAAGCCTACTGGCAAGCGGCGCACGATATCCTCAACGGGGCCGACGCCCGCACCAGGCTGCGGCGCGCCGAGGAAGAGATTCGGACCGCCATGGGCAGCGGCAGCGAGGGTTCGGGAGATTGA
- a CDS encoding ABC transporter substrate-binding protein, producing the protein MTKSKIAVLIFLTLSLALLSCGDGASPLESARTERTAVIAAVPLAGPFIYQQEAQPAGPDYELAKRIVEAVGSNVRMVVGSRTFAGLVPSVANREVLCAVSALGITELRKQQIAFSQPYYTAELSFIANPTHRPMDSPSASDVAGMKIGVRKGSAVEEFILENYAESVAVAFPSLDDAVLALRRKEVDLAIDDRRMAAFSLATVTGAGHLELLPDVVGTYPVGVGFAKDAPDLEELINNVVSEVNDQGLYEQWLEESLGDSLNQVAQRYRERKQREQAAREPRTITVRVSKDADYRFDIYRMANLRFTMRGGGQTYRSSRIDFRGPVGYASLQAPPGSYNLSLSEFGFNAGLEIVPTHPKSVTVNIRLKESGVTLQVN; encoded by the coding sequence ATGACGAAAAGCAAGATCGCCGTCCTGATCTTTTTGACCTTGTCGCTGGCCTTACTCTCCTGCGGGGACGGGGCCTCGCCCTTGGAGTCGGCCAGAACGGAGCGTACCGCTGTAATCGCCGCCGTCCCTCTGGCCGGACCTTTCATCTACCAGCAGGAAGCCCAACCCGCCGGACCTGACTACGAGTTGGCCAAGCGCATCGTCGAGGCGGTGGGGTCGAATGTCAGAATGGTCGTGGGTTCGCGCACCTTTGCAGGCCTGGTTCCCTCGGTGGCCAACAGGGAAGTGCTTTGCGCCGTCAGCGCCTTGGGCATCACCGAGTTGCGCAAACAGCAGATCGCCTTTTCCCAGCCCTATTACACCGCCGAACTGAGTTTCATCGCCAATCCCACCCATCGCCCCATGGACTCGCCCTCCGCCTCCGACGTCGCGGGCATGAAGATCGGCGTCCGCAAGGGATCGGCCGTTGAAGAGTTCATCCTAGAGAACTACGCCGAGAGCGTGGCGGTGGCCTTCCCGAGTCTCGATGACGCCGTGCTGGCCCTGCGCCGGAAAGAAGTCGACCTGGCCATCGACGACCGCCGCATGGCGGCTTTCTCGCTGGCCACCGTCACCGGAGCCGGGCATCTGGAACTGCTGCCCGATGTGGTGGGAACCTATCCCGTGGGGGTAGGATTTGCCAAGGACGCTCCCGACCTGGAGGAGTTGATCAACAACGTGGTTTCCGAAGTCAACGATCAAGGACTTTACGAGCAGTGGCTGGAGGAAAGCCTGGGAGACTCCCTGAATCAGGTCGCCCAGCGCTACCGGGAGCGCAAACAGCGCGAGCAGGCGGCCCGCGAGCCGCGCACCATCACCGTCCGGGTATCGAAAGACGCCGACTACCGCTTCGACATTTACCGCATGGCCAACCTGCGCTTCACCATGCGGGGAGGCGGGCAGACCTACAGGTCGTCCCGCATCGATTTCCGCGGACCGGTGGGCTACGCCAGCTTGCAGGCGCCTCCCGGCTCCTACAACCTGAGCCTGAGCGAATTCGGGTTCAATGCCGGGCTGGAAATCGTGCCCACCCATCCCAAGAGCGTGACGGTCAACATCCGGCTCAAGGAAAGCGGCGTCACCTTGCAGGTCAATTGA
- a CDS encoding thioredoxin family protein, giving the protein MRTVLLLAGLVGMAVVPVSGRAAADYDNFSRIGKFEVAVDGRVDAQARLYHSVSPPAFLILTQAFEDAVVLLPGKSQVAAVSAEKVEAREDSAAIASGVSLRNMGEFRVAADQTVSLQFDGHSLELRPKPYLLGLQTAQDLKTYDPLYRRRAEEYQPDPNVMRLLQTFEGKAQVRVYFGSWCPFCQENVPKLMKLQELLGDTGITFDYWGLPRDFNNDPTATDAGIKQVPTFVVTVEGEEKGRIVGRDTQQPEANLQRLLSRPGR; this is encoded by the coding sequence ATGAGAACGGTTTTGCTACTGGCTGGACTCGTGGGGATGGCGGTCGTGCCGGTCAGCGGCCGGGCGGCGGCCGACTACGACAACTTCTCGCGCATCGGAAAATTCGAGGTGGCGGTGGACGGTCGGGTCGACGCGCAAGCGCGCCTTTACCATTCCGTGTCGCCGCCGGCCTTCCTGATCCTCACCCAAGCCTTCGAGGATGCTGTGGTGCTGTTGCCGGGGAAGTCGCAAGTGGCGGCCGTTTCCGCTGAGAAAGTGGAGGCCCGTGAAGACAGCGCAGCCATTGCCTCGGGCGTCAGCCTGCGCAACATGGGCGAGTTTCGCGTGGCTGCCGATCAGACCGTCAGCCTGCAGTTCGACGGACATAGTTTGGAGCTTCGCCCCAAGCCCTATCTGCTGGGTCTGCAAACGGCCCAGGATCTCAAGACCTACGATCCCCTTTATCGCCGCCGCGCTGAGGAATACCAGCCCGATCCCAATGTGATGCGTCTGCTGCAGACCTTCGAAGGCAAAGCGCAGGTGCGTGTTTATTTCGGCTCCTGGTGCCCCTTCTGCCAGGAAAATGTGCCCAAGCTGATGAAGTTGCAGGAACTGCTCGGCGACACCGGCATCACCTTCGATTATTGGGGCCTCCCGCGCGACTTCAACAATGATCCCACGGCGACGGATGCGGGCATTAAACAGGTTCCCACCTTCGTCGTGACTGTGGAAGGAGAGGAGAAGGGCCGCATCGTGGGCCGCGACACTCAGCAGCCCGAAGCCAACCTGCAGCGCCTCCTCTCCCGCCCGGGCCGCTGA
- a CDS encoding DUF2911 domain-containing protein, which translates to MRRVFLGVLTIALMSLLAAPAALAQRDTAEADIDGKQISIDYGRPSLAGRDMLGQMQPGQVWRMGMNSATMLRTETPLMFGDARVEPGSYRLWARLAENGQWELILSSNPGWYDGGASDVAVVPFETGSTDEKVEQFTIEIETDGRLGAIVCTWDMLKLTAGFSAP; encoded by the coding sequence ATGAGAAGAGTTTTCTTGGGCGTCCTGACAATTGCTCTGATGTCACTGCTGGCAGCGCCTGCGGCATTGGCTCAGCGGGACACTGCCGAAGCCGACATTGACGGCAAACAGATCAGCATCGATTATGGACGGCCCTCACTGGCGGGACGCGACATGCTGGGTCAAATGCAGCCCGGCCAGGTGTGGCGCATGGGAATGAACAGCGCAACCATGTTGCGCACCGAGACTCCGTTGATGTTCGGTGATGCCCGGGTCGAGCCCGGCAGCTACCGCCTCTGGGCCCGCTTGGCGGAAAACGGTCAGTGGGAATTGATCCTGAGTTCCAATCCCGGATGGTATGACGGAGGCGCGAGCGACGTGGCGGTGGTCCCCTTCGAGACAGGCTCGACCGACGAGAAGGTGGAACAGTTCACCATCGAAATCGAAACGGACGGAAGGCTAGGCGCCATCGTATGCACCTGGGACATGCTGAAACTGACCGCCGGCTTCAGCGCCCCCTAG
- a CDS encoding peptidylprolyl isomerase, with product MEGESEEPAQESAPQSAQEGNEAEGSHPAMLNPALANETAPASFLVRFTTTKGEFLVEAHRDWAPKGVDRLYNMVKIGYFEDIAFFRMVPGFITQFGLHGDPAVNRAWRSARLEDDPVTQPNLPGYLTFATAGPNSRTVQLFINFGDNRASLDRQGFAPIGKVVSGMDVVESLYTGYGQQPNQGQIHQQGNSYLKSNFPELDYIKSAEIVEQ from the coding sequence ATGGAGGGGGAATCAGAAGAGCCGGCTCAGGAGTCCGCTCCCCAATCGGCTCAAGAAGGGAATGAAGCCGAAGGGTCCCATCCGGCCATGCTCAATCCTGCCCTGGCAAACGAAACCGCGCCCGCCAGCTTTCTGGTGCGCTTCACCACCACCAAGGGCGAATTCCTTGTGGAGGCCCACCGCGACTGGGCCCCCAAGGGGGTCGACCGCCTCTACAACATGGTCAAGATCGGCTACTTCGAAGACATCGCCTTCTTCCGCATGGTCCCGGGCTTCATCACCCAATTCGGCCTCCACGGAGATCCCGCCGTCAACCGGGCCTGGCGCAGCGCCCGCCTCGAGGACGATCCCGTCACGCAACCCAATCTGCCCGGCTACCTGACCTTCGCCACAGCCGGCCCCAACAGCCGTACCGTTCAACTCTTCATCAATTTCGGGGACAATCGCGCTTCACTGGACAGACAGGGCTTCGCGCCCATCGGAAAAGTGGTTTCTGGAATGGACGTGGTGGAGTCGCTCTATACAGGCTATGGGCAACAGCCGAACCAAGGCCAGATTCATCAGCAAGGCAACAGCTATCTGAAAAGCAACTTTCCCGAACTCGATTACATCAAGAGCGCGGAGATCGTGGAACAGTGA